The Neovison vison isolate M4711 chromosome 5, ASM_NN_V1, whole genome shotgun sequence genome includes a region encoding these proteins:
- the CEP295NL gene encoding protein DDC8 homolog has protein sequence MKRNADRAAGLSPSPEQQAPRLRQKHRLLQVREKGPLALQRQDLPQPKSPQPPRLAEELEAPCQPQHVRGLERLYLAHRLGAGGGQAREHRPDSEGPAQQGTARLPRAREKHRAAIREEKSRKEGLAGKQSRLTQSQRKAAGPEKLGAPRAAGLPRRPLCPREQNKSKRPPLMKARGGHRPADPWGSRGVDREEFLAVPGAFGHLQRREKGGARDRRRRAGKGATPPSQGRANSSLDPSPEGNTEDPEQPWPICWTHGGDAAPQASLCRRGDKSRWQRELEFAFQELFNTNRELKKHLTLHLALGPAADQSAKNELRPRDVQEPRGESQRDEPAVGPEADVEPGAEPTGPAQAKAPESRTSLEEFLNNLKNQKYLRPTTFPSKTMSEPLSPKAGVFIGAENRLLGGLSSREALARSDPLAEGPRRRFLQEQADGASLVAWWRRPDGPPEPVPRTGPQGLSWEARSQAGLEGQREQRRAGPASYSSLDPEEEGACACDTTSPWASGFILDDDRHSQMIHDLQQQIEEQNKLHKQFLAEARKRLQEFQRI, from the coding sequence ATGAAAAGAAATGCAGACAGAGCCGCCGGGCTGAGTCCCAGCCCCGAACAGCAGGCCCCGCGCTTACGGCAGAAGCACAGGTTGCTGCAGGTCCGCGAGAAGGGACCCCTGGCCCTGCAGAGACAAGACCTCCCGCAGCCGAAGAGCCCACAGCCCCCGCGCCTGGCCGAGGAGCTGGAGgccccctgccagccccagcACGTCCGGGGCCTGGAGCGCCTGTACTTAGCCCATCGGTTAGGTGCGGGGGGAGGACAGGCCAGGGAGCACCGGCCTGACTCGGAGGGGCCAGCCCAGCAAGGAACAGCCCGGCTGCCCAGGGCCCGGGAAAAGCACAGAGCAGCGATCCGAGAAGAGAAGAGTCGCAAAGAAGGGCTGGCTGGAAAGCAGTCCCGGCTCACCCAGTCCCAGAGGAAAGCCGCGGGCCCCGAGAAGCTGGGGGCTCCCAGAGCCGCAGGCCTCCCCCGTCGCCCCCTCTGCCCCCGCGAGCAGAATAAGAGCAAGCGACCGCCTTTGATGAAGGCTCGCGGTGGCCACCGTCCCGCTGACccctgggggagcagaggggtggACAGAGAAGAGTTCTTGGCTGTCCCGGGGGCATTCGGGCATctgcagagaagggagaaaggaggagccCGGGACAGGAGGAGACGGGCGGGAAAGGGGGCAACACCTCCCAGTCAGGGCCGCGCAAATAGCTCTCTGGATCCGAGCCCCGAGGGAAACACAGAGGACCCAGAACAGCCGTGGCCCATCTGCTGGACCCACGGAGGGGATGCTGCGCCCCAGGCGTCTCTCTGCAGACGCGGGGACAAGAGCAGGTGGCAGAGGGAGCTAGAGTTTGCCTTCCAGGAGCTGTTCAACACCAACAGGGAGCTGAAGAAGCACTTGACCTTGCACCTTGCCCTGGGGCCCGCGGCGGATCAGAGCGCCAAGAACGAGCTCAGACCCCGTGACGTGCAAGAACCGAGGGGTGAGTCCCAGCGCGACGAGCCAGCGGTGGGCCCAGAAGCGGACGTGGAGCCCGGCGCAGAGCCCACGGGGCCAGCGCAGGCAAAGGCCCCCGAGTCCCGAACCAGCTTGGAGGAGTTCTTGAACAACCTCAAGAACCAGAAATATCTCAGGCCGACCACGTTCCCGTCTAAGACCATGAGTGAACCGTTGTCTCCCAAGGCGGGGGTGTTTATCGGTGCAGAGAACCGGCTCCTGGGTGGCCTGAGCTCCAGGGAGGCGCTGGCCAGATCCGACCCGCTGGCGGAGGGCCCCCGGCGTCGGTTCCTGCAAGAACAGGCAGACGGAGCCAGCCTTGTGGCCTGGTGGCGGAGACCAGATGGGCCGCCGGAGCCGGTGCCCCGCACGGGGCCCCAGGGGCTGAGCTGGGAAGCCCGCTCCCAGGCCGGgctggaagggcagagagaacagagaagggCAGGCCCGGCGTCTTACTCCTCCCTAGACCCCGAGGAGGAAGGGGCGTGTGCCTGTGACACCACTTCCCCCTGGGCCTCCGGCTTCATCCTCGACGATGACAGGCACAGTCAGATGATCCACGACCTTCAGCAGCAAATTGAAGAGCAAAACAAGTTGCACAAGCAGTTTCTCGCAGAAGCCAGGAAACGCTTGCAAGAGTTTCAGAGAATATGA